The sequence CAAATTCATATCTGAGATATTTTAAAACTTGGGATCTGGCAACCGGCGTCGGCAGAGGGAAATGCTTCTTGAGCAGAATACAGGCCGAAAGCTCCTCCATTTTGCGCCATCGACGGCCCGATCCCGTCCGGACACCTCGTCCATTTGGACAGGTGCCCCGGACCCGAGGCCAGGGATAAAAAGGGGGAAGCGGCGGCACCCGTGACAGTCAGGCTTCCGGCGGGCGCGCGCATGTGCCATGCCATTCTTCAACAGTCGAAATATCGTCCAGCCGAAGCCAGGCCACCGGCGTGGCCTCGCAACGTCAGCAAGGGGAGCCGCCGCCGATGACCGCCCTGCCTCTCGATCGGCCCAAGTCGCTGACCGCCCGGGCATTCGATCGCCTGCTGCACAGCATCGTGCATGGCGAGATCGCCTATGGCACCATGCTGAGCGAAAAGGCCGTGGCCGAGACCTTCGGCACCAGCAAGACGCCGATCCGCGAGGCGTTCTTCCAGCTGCAGTCGCTCGGCCTGGTCGAAATCCAGCCGCAGCGGGGCTGCTACGTCCCCTTCCCGACCATCGACAAGGTGCGCGAACTCTGCGAGCTGCGTATCGAACTCGAAAGCTACGCGCTGGGGCTTTCCATGGAGCGGGGGCAGGCCCGATTGCTGGAGGCGCTGTCGAGCCCCTTCGCGGAGATGGAAAAGATGCGCGACGGCTACCAGCGCGAGACCTATCACACGCTCGACCAGGATTTTCACAAGGCCTTCTTCGTCGCCTGCGGCAACAGCCTGCTGGCCGAGGTCTATGGCTCGGTCGACCCGCGCATCCAGGCGCTGCGCGCCAACTTCTCCTCGCCCAACGAGCAACTCTTCGAGGTCTCGCGCAACGAGCACGCGGCGATCGTCCAGGCGGTGGCCGACCGGAACCTCGAAAGCGCGACGGCCACGATCCGCGACCATATCAACCGAGTCCGCGACATCTATTCGGAAGGGATCGAGACGCGGAAGCCGTTGGACCCGACCCTGGCCCATCTATAGGCTTGGTCCCGCCGGCGCGTTGAAGCCGGAGTTCCGAGCGGCCCCGGCCGTGTCATGGCTGCCACTCGGGCGGTTGAGCGAGCCCTTATGCAATCCAATTCCAAGAGCGCGATGGACGGTGGCTTCGCCCGGCTGCGGCGGCACCTGCATTTTCTCTATCACAGCCGCGCCAGGCCGGCCCGCCTGTTCCAGACCTGCGTCGTCACCATCGACCTGCTGATCATTGCCTTCTTCATCGCCACCCCGATGATCCGCGATGCCTCGGCCTTCCTCTGGTACGATTATGCCATCGCGATCGTGCTGGCCGTCGACCTGACCTGCCGGGGGCTGGCGGAAACCGACCTGAAACGCTGGCTGCGGCAGCCGACGGTGATCGTCGACATCTTCATCCTGATCACGCTGCTGTTTCCGGCCTATCTCGCCAATCTGGGCTTCCTGCGCATCCTGCGGCTCTGGTCGCTGTCGCGCAGCGGCTTCCTGTGGCGGCCGCTGTCGAAACGCCAGCTGGCCCGCTGGCAGCAGCCGGTGCAGGCGGTGCTCAACCTGGTGACGTTCCTGTTCGTCGCCACCGGCTTCATCTACACCTTCTTCTTCCGCTTCAGCCCCGGCTTCGCCGGCTATATCGACGCGCTCTACTTCACGGTCGCGACCGTCACCACGACCGGCTTCGGCGATATCACGCTGCCGGGCCCCTGGGGCAAGCTGACCGCCATCGTCACCATGATCTGCGGCATCTCGCTGTTCGTGCGCCTGGCGCAATCCATCGTCCGGCCCAACAAGGTGTACTTTCCCTGCCCGCGCTGCGCCCTGCAGATGCACGACCCGGACGCCGTCCATTGCAAGGCCTGCGGCGAGATCCTGGCCATTCCCGACGATGGCAACAGCTAGCCGGTGGCTGGTCTCGTTCCCGGTTTGTGCTAGATTGCGGGGATGACCACCCAAGGCCTTGCCCTGTTCGATACGCCGATCGGCCGCTGCGGCATCAGCTGGAGCGCGCGCGGCATCACGGGCGTTGAATTTCCGGGCGCCGATGCCGAGCAGACGCGCCTGGCGCTGGCGCGCCGCTTCCCCGATGCGCACTCCGAGGAGCCGCCGGCCTTTGTCCAGTCGGCCATCGCAGCGATCGTCGCGCTGCTCGAAGGCGCGGATGATGACCTGACCGCCGTCCCGCTCGACCCCGATCATATCCCGCCCTTCAACCAGCGCGTCTATGACGTGACCCGCGCCATCCCGCCCGGCCATACGCTCACCTATGGCGAGGTCGCGGCGGCGATCGGCGAACCGGGCGCGGCGCGCGCCGTCGGCCGGGCGCTCGGCGAAAACCCCTATCCGATCCTCATCCCCTGCCACCGCGTGCTGGCGGCCGGGGGCAAGATGGGCGGCTTCTCCGGCACGGGCGGCATCGCCACCAAACGCCGGGTCCTCGCCATCGAAAGCCGCGCCAAGCTGGACGAGCTGCCGCTGTTCGGCAGCCGTCCGGAGGGAGCCTGACGGCTCAGCGCCAGCCGTATTGCGGCTTGTAGCCGAGCACCTTCTTCGCGCGGTCGATCGAGAGCAGCGTCTCGTTCGGGCCGATGGGGCGCTTGCGCTCGATGCCCGGGAACGCCTCGTCGAGCAGGGAATCGTTCGTCCGGCTCATGACGCCGTCCTCATTGGCGATGACGAAGACATCAGCGCCCCTGAGCGGCGATTCCAGCGCCAACCGGCACGACTGCGCGGCGTCGCGCACGTCGATATAGGCCCAGAGGTTCCACTTGCGGGCGTTGATGTCGGCGTCGAAGGCCGGGAATTCCGCATAGCGCTCCGGCGGCATGACGTTGGAGAAGCGCAGGCCGAAGATCTTCATTTCCGGATCCCAACGGCAGAATTCCTTGGCCATCTCTTCGCCGAGGAACTTGGACAGCGAATAGGCCGTCTCGGGTCGGCCACGATAGGCCTCGTCGACCGGCACGTAGGGCGGCGGCGTCTCGAAGGGCAGGCCCAGCACCGTCTCGCTCGAAGCCCAGACGACATTCTTGATGCCGAGCACCCGCGCCGCCTCGAACACGTTGTAGGTCGAGATCATGTTGGTCTCGAAGATGACGTGGTTGGGCGCCAGGCCCGGCGCGGGAATCGCGGCCAGATGGATGATCCCGGTTGCCTTCTTGAAGCGATCGTCGATCCCGGAGAAGGCGGCCAGCGCCTGGCCGTAATCGGTCAGATCGACCTTGCTGAACGGCACGCCCTGCCCCGGCGGCGGAAGGGCCATGTCGATCGAGGCGACTTCGTAGCCATGCTCGACGAGATCCTTCACCACCGCGCGACCCGCAAGACCGCTTCCACCCGTAACGATGATCATGTTTCTCTCCCGAAGCTTTGGACTGGAAGCCGGCGGCAACGCCTGACCGGCCTGTGACGCGAGGCGGCGGAGCCGCGATGACAGCGCTAACATAGCATCGGATCGCGATGTGACAATGCCCCAGCGGAATATCTCGCGCTTGCGCAGCCCCTCGGGCCTCCAGCGGGTTGGGCGGTTTTGCCACGACGCGCGCCGGCGCAATCGGTTCTATTCGATCGGAGAATGCGGGTCGCCGATGGCAGGCTTCGGCAAGGACTTTGGGAGAACAGGCACATGAACGGACAAAAGGCGCTTCTGGTTGTCGCCGGTCTCGCCGGCATGATCGGCGTGGCGCTGGCCGCCGCCGGCGCGCATTTGCCGGGCGGCGAGAGGCTGGCCACCGCCGGCAACATGGCGATGGCGCAGGCGCCCGCGCTGCTGGCGCTCGGCTTCTTCGTGCCGACGACGGCGCTGCTGATGTCGATTTCCGCCTGGGCGATCGCGCTCGGCCTGATCGGCTTTTCCGGCGCGCTGGCCTTCCACAGCCTCTCCGGCAGCGCGGCTCTCTCCTTCGTGGCGCCGATCGGCGGCACGACGATGATCCTCGGCTGGCTCGGTATTGCGGTCGCGTCGCTGCTGATGCGCAAGCGCTAGACGCTTCGGGCTGGCCTTTCGGGCCGGTCTCGTCTATCGATGCGCCACCTCAAAAACCGTTAGAAGACTGTTTCATGGACGCCCTGACCGGACCCGTCGATCGCCGCCGGACCTTCGCCATCATCTCGCACCCCGATGCGGGCAAGACGACGCTGACCGAAAAGCTGCTCCTGATGGGCGGCGCGATCCAGCTTGCCGGCGAAGTGAAGGGCAAGCGCGACCGCCGCCAGACCCGTTCCGACTGGATGGGCATCGAGCGCGAGCGCGGCATCTCCGTCGTCACCTCGGTGATGACGTTCGAGTATGGCGGCAAGATCTTCAACCTGCTCGACACGCCGGGCCACGAAGACTTCTCGGAAGATACCTATCGCACGCTGACCGCCGTCGATTCCGCCGTCATGGTGATCGACGCCGCCAAGGGCATCGAGGATCGCACGCGCAAGCTGTTCGAAGTTTGCCGCCTGCGCGATATCCCGATCGTCACCTTCGTCAACAAGCTCGACCGCGAGACGCGCGATCCCTTCGACCTGCTCGACGAAATCGAAAAGGTGCTGGCGCTCGATACCGTGCCGATGACCTGGCCGATCGGTCGCGGCCGCGAATTCGCCGGCACCTACGACATCGTCGCCCGGACGGTCCGCCGCATCGACACCGACAATTCCGTCATCCCGGTCTCGGGCCCGAACGATCCCAAGATCGACGGTCTGACCACGCCGGAGGCCGTCGCCCTGTTCCGCGAGGAAATGGAACTGATCGAGGGCGCCGGCAACGGCTTTGACGCCGACAGCTTCCGCCAGGGCCACCTGACCCCCGTCTATTTCGGGTCGGCGCTGCGCAATTTCGGCGTCCACGACCTGATCGACGCGCTCGCCGCCTTCGCCCCCTCGCCCCGTCCGCAGGAAGCCGAAGGCCGCACCGTCGAGCCGACCGAGCCGAAGATGTCGGGCTTCGTGTTCAAGATCCAGGCGAACATGGATCCGAACCATCGCGACCGCATCGCCTTCCTGCGCGTCTGCTCCGGCAAGCTGCAGCGCGGCATGAAGGCCAAGCTGGTGCGCACCGGCAAGCCGATCCCGCTGTCCAGCCCGCAATTCTTCTTCGCGCAGGACCGCCTGCTCGCCGACGAGGCCTTCGCCGGCGACGTGGTGGGAATCCCGAACCATGGTACGCTCCGGATCGGGGACACGCTGACCGAGGGCGAGAACCTCGTCTTCCGCGGCGTGCCGAGCTTCGCGCCGGAAATCATGCGCCGCATCCGGCTGCAGGATCCGATGAAGGCGAAGAAGCTGAAGGAAGCCTTGCAGCAGATGGCCGAGGAAGGCGTCGTGCAGGTCTTCGTGCCGCATGACGGCTCGCCGGCGATCATCGGCGTGGTCGGCGCACTCCAGCTCGACGTGCTGAAGGAACGCATGCAGGTCGAATACAGCCTGCCGATCGATTTCGAGCATTCGCGCTTCACGGTCTGCCGTTGGGTGACCTCGCCCGACAAGGTCGCGCTGGAAACCTTCATCGATCGCCACCGCTCGTCCATGGCGTCCGATCTCGACGGCGCCCCGGTGTTCATGGCTCCCTCAGCCTTCGAGCTGCGCTATGAGCTCGACCGCACGCCCGGCATTACCGCCAGCGAGATCAAGGACTACCAGCGCGAAGAAGCCGCCTGATCCGGCAGGCTGGCAACCCGGCCGCAACCGGCGCAAACTGCCCTGCGAGGATCCTTCCTGGCGGGGCGAGACGATGCCGGTCGATACGGATGGGCTGAAGCAGATCTTCCTGGCGTTGCCGGAGGTGCGCGAGGGCGTCACCCACGGCACGCTCTCCTTCTATCTCGGCAAGACCTTCTTTGGCCGGATGCAGGAGGACGGAAGAACCTTCGCGCTCAAAATGGATTTCGGCGATCGCGACATGCTGATCGCGGTCGAGCCGGAGATCTTCTTCACCAACGACCATTTCCGCGGCTACGCCTATGTGCTGGTGCGCCTGCCGGCGATCGACGCCGACCGCCTGGCGCCGCTGGTGGAAAAGTCATGGCGCCAGACCGCGCCGAAGCGGCTTCTGAGAGCCTTCGACCCCGCCGCCGGCTGAAGCCGGACCCATCAAGGATTGCAGAGGCCGTTGCTTTCGTCACGGAATCGACGGATTGCGATGGTCAAAGACCGCTCAAACGATTGGGCCGCATCCCGGCCCGGCATCATGCCCCCCGGCATTCTCCTCGGAGGTTTTCCCCCATGCGAAAAGCTGGCTTGCAGCTCGCGACATTCTTCGCCCTCGCCCTATCCGCCGCCCCGGCCTTCGCTGCCTCCTGCAAGGACGCATCCGGCTTCCCCGCCTGGCTCGATGGCGTGCGGCAGGAAGCCGCCCAGAGCGGCATTTCGGCGAAGGCGATCTCGGCGCTGGACGGCATCGCCTATGCGCCCGACGTCATCGCCAAGGACCGTGCGCAGAACGTCTTCTCGCAGAGCTTCCTGGAATTCTCCGACCGCATGGTCGCGAAGTATAGGCTGCAGAAGGGCGCGCAGCTGATCAAGTCGAACGCCAAGCTGTTTGACCGGATCGACAAGGATTACGGCGTCCCGGCCGCCGTGCTCGTCGGCTTCTGGGGCCTCGAGACGGATTTCGGCGCCAATCTCGGCGACATGCCGACGCTGCGTTCGCTGGCGACGCTCGCCTATGACTGCCGCCGCCCGCAGCTCTTCCACGACCAGCTGATGGCGGCGCTCACCGTCATCGACCGTGGCGACCTAACGGCATCCGAGATGAAGGGCCCGTGGGCCGGCGAACTCGGCCAGGTACAGTTCCTGGCGACGCATTACCGCGATTTCGCCGTCGACTATGATGGCGACGGCCGCCGCGACCTGATCAAGAGCGTCCCGGACGTGCTCGCCTCCGCCGCCAATCTGCTGGTGCATGAAGGCTGGCAGCGCGATCAGCCCTGGCTGACCGAGGTTCGCGTCCCCGCCGATCTCGACTGGTCGCAGGCCGATCTGCAGATCCAGCATCCGGTCTCGACCTGGCAGAAGATGGGCGTCACCGTCGCTCCCGGCTCCAAGCTTCCGACCACCGACTACAAGGCGTCGCTACTGCTGCCGATGGGCCGCAACGGCCCGGCCTTCCTCGCCTACCAGAATTATCGCGTCTATCTCGAATGGAACCAGTCCTTCATCTACGCAACGACGGCCGCTTACTATGCCACCCGGCTTGCCGGGGCGCCGCAGGTCGGACGCGGCGATAACGCCAAGCAGCTTCCCTACAAGGAAGTCATCGAGTTGCAGAAGCTTCTCGCCAAGCGCGGCCATGACGTCGGCAAGGTCGACGGCATGATCGGCGCTGGCACCCGTTCGGCGGTGAAGGCGATGCAGATCGATCTCGGCATGCCCGCCGACTCCTATCCCGACGCCGCGCTGCTGCAGCGCCTGCGCGCCGGCAGCTGAGGACCAAAAGGCCGGGCGGCAGCGCTCGGCCTCTTTTTTTGCGGACCGCGCGCCTCAAGCGGGAATCGTCCACGACCGGCCGGGGTGAAGGCGCGCAGCGGTTGCGCTTCCAAGCATCTCGCGATCTGAGGGAAGATAATCCGGCATGCCGGAAAAGCTTGGACCCTCATTCCTTCGACCCGGAGCCTGCCTGCCCTATTCTTGGAGCCATCCAATTCCTGGGCAGAGATTGCGCCATGTCCCGTTTGATCATTCCCGGCTGGCAAGGGTCCGGCCACGGCCACTGGCAGCGCCGCTGGCTCGATGTCGATGCCGACGCGCGGATCGTCGAGCAGGATGATTGGCATGCGCCCAAGCTCGAAGACTGGCTCGCCCGCCTGGATACCGCCATC is a genomic window of Kaistia defluvii containing:
- a CDS encoding GntR family transcriptional regulator, producing MTALPLDRPKSLTARAFDRLLHSIVHGEIAYGTMLSEKAVAETFGTSKTPIREAFFQLQSLGLVEIQPQRGCYVPFPTIDKVRELCELRIELESYALGLSMERGQARLLEALSSPFAEMEKMRDGYQRETYHTLDQDFHKAFFVACGNSLLAEVYGSVDPRIQALRANFSSPNEQLFEVSRNEHAAIVQAVADRNLESATATIRDHINRVRDIYSEGIETRKPLDPTLAHL
- a CDS encoding potassium channel family protein; translated protein: MQSNSKSAMDGGFARLRRHLHFLYHSRARPARLFQTCVVTIDLLIIAFFIATPMIRDASAFLWYDYAIAIVLAVDLTCRGLAETDLKRWLRQPTVIVDIFILITLLFPAYLANLGFLRILRLWSLSRSGFLWRPLSKRQLARWQQPVQAVLNLVTFLFVATGFIYTFFFRFSPGFAGYIDALYFTVATVTTTGFGDITLPGPWGKLTAIVTMICGISLFVRLAQSIVRPNKVYFPCPRCALQMHDPDAVHCKACGEILAIPDDGNS
- a CDS encoding methylated-DNA--[protein]-cysteine S-methyltransferase is translated as MTTQGLALFDTPIGRCGISWSARGITGVEFPGADAEQTRLALARRFPDAHSEEPPAFVQSAIAAIVALLEGADDDLTAVPLDPDHIPPFNQRVYDVTRAIPPGHTLTYGEVAAAIGEPGAARAVGRALGENPYPILIPCHRVLAAGGKMGGFSGTGGIATKRRVLAIESRAKLDELPLFGSRPEGA
- a CDS encoding NAD-dependent epimerase/dehydratase family protein — its product is MIIVTGGSGLAGRAVVKDLVEHGYEVASIDMALPPPGQGVPFSKVDLTDYGQALAAFSGIDDRFKKATGIIHLAAIPAPGLAPNHVIFETNMISTYNVFEAARVLGIKNVVWASSETVLGLPFETPPPYVPVDEAYRGRPETAYSLSKFLGEEMAKEFCRWDPEMKIFGLRFSNVMPPERYAEFPAFDADINARKWNLWAYIDVRDAAQSCRLALESPLRGADVFVIANEDGVMSRTNDSLLDEAFPGIERKRPIGPNETLLSIDRAKKVLGYKPQYGWR
- a CDS encoding DUF423 domain-containing protein, with amino-acid sequence MNGQKALLVVAGLAGMIGVALAAAGAHLPGGERLATAGNMAMAQAPALLALGFFVPTTALLMSISAWAIALGLIGFSGALAFHSLSGSAALSFVAPIGGTTMILGWLGIAVASLLMRKR
- a CDS encoding peptide chain release factor 3 produces the protein MDALTGPVDRRRTFAIISHPDAGKTTLTEKLLLMGGAIQLAGEVKGKRDRRQTRSDWMGIERERGISVVTSVMTFEYGGKIFNLLDTPGHEDFSEDTYRTLTAVDSAVMVIDAAKGIEDRTRKLFEVCRLRDIPIVTFVNKLDRETRDPFDLLDEIEKVLALDTVPMTWPIGRGREFAGTYDIVARTVRRIDTDNSVIPVSGPNDPKIDGLTTPEAVALFREEMELIEGAGNGFDADSFRQGHLTPVYFGSALRNFGVHDLIDALAAFAPSPRPQEAEGRTVEPTEPKMSGFVFKIQANMDPNHRDRIAFLRVCSGKLQRGMKAKLVRTGKPIPLSSPQFFFAQDRLLADEAFAGDVVGIPNHGTLRIGDTLTEGENLVFRGVPSFAPEIMRRIRLQDPMKAKKLKEALQQMAEEGVVQVFVPHDGSPAIIGVVGALQLDVLKERMQVEYSLPIDFEHSRFTVCRWVTSPDKVALETFIDRHRSSMASDLDGAPVFMAPSAFELRYELDRTPGITASEIKDYQREEAA
- a CDS encoding MmcQ/YjbR family DNA-binding protein; translation: MPVDTDGLKQIFLALPEVREGVTHGTLSFYLGKTFFGRMQEDGRTFALKMDFGDRDMLIAVEPEIFFTNDHFRGYAYVLVRLPAIDADRLAPLVEKSWRQTAPKRLLRAFDPAAG
- a CDS encoding lytic murein transglycosylase, which codes for MQLATFFALALSAAPAFAASCKDASGFPAWLDGVRQEAAQSGISAKAISALDGIAYAPDVIAKDRAQNVFSQSFLEFSDRMVAKYRLQKGAQLIKSNAKLFDRIDKDYGVPAAVLVGFWGLETDFGANLGDMPTLRSLATLAYDCRRPQLFHDQLMAALTVIDRGDLTASEMKGPWAGELGQVQFLATHYRDFAVDYDGDGRRDLIKSVPDVLASAANLLVHEGWQRDQPWLTEVRVPADLDWSQADLQIQHPVSTWQKMGVTVAPGSKLPTTDYKASLLLPMGRNGPAFLAYQNYRVYLEWNQSFIYATTAAYYATRLAGAPQVGRGDNAKQLPYKEVIELQKLLAKRGHDVGKVDGMIGAGTRSAVKAMQIDLGMPADSYPDAALLQRLRAGS